From the Musa acuminata AAA Group cultivar baxijiao chromosome BXJ1-2, Cavendish_Baxijiao_AAA, whole genome shotgun sequence genome, one window contains:
- the LOC103976008 gene encoding receptor-like protein 44 — translation MEPPRPPLLCVGLLLLVELLLPPPTLAKSDDQACLSNLRRSLTDPNSSLRNWTRANFAAPCNGFTSYLQGVTCNNGRIYKLSLAGLALGGAISPYVSNCTNLQSLDLSSNQLSGPVPSELSALLNLAVLNLSSNRLTGPIPPQLALCAYLNVIDLHANLLSGPIPDQLGLLVRLSTFDVSYNRLEGPIPVLLANRSGLAAGLPRFNASSFIGNRDLYGYPLPPMRGKGLSVLAIVGIGLGSGLLSLVLSFTAVCIWLRVTEQAAMMTNDEGKVSHLMPDY, via the coding sequence ATGGAGCCGCCGCGGCCGCCGCTCTTGTGCGTGGGGCTTCTCCTTCTTGTCGAGCTCCTTCTGCCGCCGCCGACCTTGGCGAAGTCTGACGACCAGGCGTGCCTCTCCAACCTCCGGCGATCGCTGACGGACCCCAACAGCAGCCTCCGGAACTGGACCCGCGCCAACTTCGCTGCCCCCTGCAATGGATTCACCTCCTACCTCCAGGGCGTCACCTGCAACAACGGGCGCATCTACAAGCTCTCGCTCGCCGGCCTCGCCCTCGGCGGTGCCATCTCCCCTTACGTCTCCAACTGCACCAACCTTCAGTCCCTCGACCTCTCTTCCAACCAGCTCTCCGGCCCCGTCCCGTCGGAGCTCTCCGCCCTCCTCAACCTCGCTGTCCTCAACCTCTCCTCCAACCGCCTCACCGGCCCCATACCCCCGCAGCTCGCCCTTTGCGCCTATCTCAACGTCATCGACCTCCACGCCAACCTTCTCTCCGGCCCCATCCCTGACCAGCTCGGCCTCCTCGTCCGCCTCTCCACCTTCGACGTCTCCTACAACCGCCTCGAGGGCCCCATCCCTGTGCTGCTCGCCAACCGGTCGGGCTTGGCGGCGGGGCTGCCGCGGTTCAACGCCAGCTCCTTTATCGGCAACAGGGACCTCTACGGGTATCCCCTGCCGCCCATGAGAGGGAAGGGACTATCGGTGCTCGCCATTGTCGGAATTGGGCTCGGTAGTGGTCTTCTTAGCCTGGTGCTCAGTTTCACCGCGGTTTGCATCTGGCTTCGGGTCACAGAGCAGGCGGCCATGATGACCAACGACGAGGGCAAGGTCTCCCACCTCATGCCCGACTACTGA
- the LOC103976007 gene encoding U-box domain-containing protein 30: protein MPQYQQQASWRLEGGGQVIDLETAVKDGILGGGESGGGLPAGKDGSFGASAEKLDLKKMIEELDSAAEEDVPSVFICPISLEPMVDPVTLCTGQTYERVHILKWFSLGHLTCPTTMQELWDDAVTPNQTLHQLIHAWFSQRYLRLKKRSEDVQGRTAELVKTLRKVKGQARVQALKDLQKILAAHPAVKKTVADSGGVALLSSLLGPFTSHAVGSEVIAILVNLSLDSDAKANLMQPAKISLMVDMLNEGTIDTKINCTRFIEMLMEEKSFRSEVVTRLSLLVALLRLVKDKRHPNGIVAGLSLLKAICFHEQVRSLIVSIGAVPQLVELLPNLTAECLELALHILDDLSTIAGGCSALKDCAQTIPNAVRLLMRVSEACTQYALSILWAVCKLAPDECAPLAVEAGLAAKLLLVIQSGYNPELKQRAAELLKLCSLNYTTTLFISKCKLTRTIQ, encoded by the coding sequence ATGCCGCAATACCAGCAGCAGGCTTCGTGGAGGCTGGAGGGCGGTGGGCAGGTCATAGATCTGGAGACCGCCGTCAAAGATGGGATCTTGGGCGGCGGCGAGAGCGGCGGAGGCCTCCCGGCAGGTAAAGACGGGAGTTTTGGGGCTTCTGCCGAGAAGCTCGACCTCAAGAAGATGATCGAGGAGCTCGactcggcggcggaggaggatgtGCCCTCGGTGTTCATCTGTCCCATTTCGCTCGAGCCAATGGTGGATCCCGTCACGCTCTGCACCGGCCAGACCTACGAGCGCGTCCACATCCTCAAGTGGTTCTCCCTGGGGCACCTCACCTGCCCCACCACCATGCAGGAGCTCTGGGACGACGCCGTCACCCCCAACCAAACCCTCCACCAGCTGATCCACGCTTGGTTCTCGCAGCGATACCTCCGCCTGAAGAAGAGATCCGAGGACGTCCAGGGCCGCACCGCCGAGCTCGTCAAAACCCTGAGGAAGGTCAAGGGGCAAGCCAGAGTGCAGGCTCTCAAAGATCTCCAGAAGATACTCGCCGCCCACCCGGCCGTTAAGAAGACCGTGGCCGACTCCGGCGGCGTCGCGCTTCTTTCTTCTCTGCTTGGTCCATTCACCTCCCACGCCGTTGGCTCCGAGGTGATCGCCATTCTTGTCAATCTTAGCTTGGATTCGGACGCAAAGGCTAATTTGATGCAGCCCGCAAAGATCTCGCTCATGGTTGACATGCTGAACGAAGGAACGATCGATACCAAGATCAACTGCACCAGATTCATCGAAATGCTGATGGAGGAGAAGAGTTTCCGCTCCGAGGTCGTGACAAGATTGAGTCTTTTGGTGGCGCTGCTGAGATTGGTGAAGGATAAGAGACACCCAAACGGCATTGTGGCAGGGCTTAGCTTGCTCAAGGCTATCTGCTTTCATGAGCAAGTCCGAAGCTTAATCGTGAGCATTGGAGCAGTCCCGCAGCTCGTCGAGCTGTTGCCGAATCTGACTGCCGAGTGCTTGGAACTGGCTTTGCACATCTTGGATGATCTCTCCACCATAGCCGGAGGCTGTTCGGCATTGAAGGATTGCGCCCAAACCATTCCCAATGCAGTGAGACTTCTGATGAGGGTGTCCGAAGCCTGTACTCAATATGCATTATCTATACTGTGGGCAGTCTGTAAGCTCGCACCCGACGAATGTGCTCCTCTTGCAGTAGAGGCTGGGTTGGCTGCAAAGTTACTGCTCGTCATTCAGAGCGGTTACAATCCAGAGCTAAAGCAACGGGCGGCCGAGCTATTGAAGCTCTGCAGTCTCAATTACACGACGACTCTGTTCATTTCGAAGTGCAAGCTAACGAGGACGATTCAATGA
- the LOC103976378 gene encoding uncharacterized protein LOC103976378, translating to MTKGSRKGNKLLRYIKAPYRALLRARDLYVNSMAGCAGRAQRGPTIIAMPRAQSRSFHRPQMSSGEDDINELIRAASRIRQRSVEGAAVPRSHSVAAMTIDEDKPCNFEGHVKVALGPRSRSCDVVSKRRAGFTTSAVSSIQSF from the coding sequence ATGACCAAGGGAAGCAGAAAAGGGAACAAGCTGCTGCGGTACATCAAGGCCCCTTATCGGGCACTGCTACGTGCCCGGGACTTGTACGTGAATAGCATGGCCGGATGCGCCGGCAGGGCCCAACGCGGGCCGACGATCATCGCGATGCCGCGCGCCCAGAGCCGCAGCTTCCACCGCCCGCAAATGAGCAGCGGCGAGGACGACATCAACGAGCTCATCCGCGCTGCGTCGAGGATCAGGCAGCGGTCCGTCGAGGGAGCGGCGGTGCCGAGGAGTCACAGCGTGGCGGCGATGACGATTGACGAGGACAAGCCATGCAACTTTGAGGGCCACGTCAAGGTGGCCTTGGGCCCGAGGAGCCGGAGCTGCGACGTCGTCTCCAAGAGGAGGGCGGGGTTTACAACAAGCGCCGTAAGCAGCATCCAAAGCTTCTAA
- the LOC103976377 gene encoding L-gulonolactone oxidase 2, producing the protein MAATRIALFASGLAVLLLLVQGSPPGPVVQCRSGNTNCTVTNGYGAFPDRSTCHVAAVAYPKTEQELLFAVSGATAKQQHMKAVTRYSHSIPKLSCPGGPSGQGLVISTQRLNRSVRVDMATSRMTFEAGITLRQLLDAAAARGLALPHSPYWQGVTLGGLLSTGSHGSSLFGKGSAVHEYVVGMRLVVPRPVPVNGYYAKIVNLGEDDPDLLAAKVSLGVLGVISQVTLQLEPMFKRSITHRVIGDVGFEQTISSYAVTTYYGDISWFPSQGRVVYRDDIKVPITTKGKGENDLLVFRAQSSIDVASARASEELLELTGNAGGKCVLSRSQVDTQIANGMGLKNNDGGLSDFTGYPVIGNQSDMQSSGSCLRSAEDNLLTACGFDPRFAGSFYHQTAISIPFTTVADFIADVKKLRDAHSNALCGTELYFGFFMRFLRNSTAYLGKTDDVVEIDITYYRSRDPKRPRLYEDVLEEIEQMALFKYHGLPHWGKNRNVGFLNIKNKLGAKLDKFVSAMQKYDSKGLFSSDWTDAVLGLRGKEVVVQGDGCALEGLCICSTDDHCAPKQGYYCRSGQVYEQARVCRKIKSVEADGLPWSSSYRSHSL; encoded by the exons ATGGCTGCTACACGCATTGCCCTGTTCGCGTCCGGCCTCGCCGTCTTGCTTCTCCTGGTCCAAGGATCGCCGCCAGGGCCCGTTGTCCAGTGCCGGTCCGGCAACACTAACTGCACCGTGACCAACGGCTATGGGGCCTTCCCTGATCGCAGCACCTGCCACGTCGCCGCGGTCGCGTACCCTAAGACCGAACAGGAGCTCCTGTTCGCTGTCTCCGGCGCCACCGCGAAGCAGCAGCACATGAAGGCGGTCACGAGGTACTCCCACAGCATCCCCAAGCTGTCGTGCCCCGGCGGGCCGAGTGGCCAGGGCCTGGTCATTAGCACCCAGCGCCTCAACAGATCGGTGCGCGTGGACATGGCCACCTCGCGGATGACGTTCGAGGCAGGGATCACACTTAGGCAGCTCCTCGACGCGGCGGCCGCCCGTGGCCTGGCGCTGCCCCACTCGCCGTATTGGCAAGGGGTAACGCTGGGAGGGCTGCTGAGCACCGGCTCGCACGGGAGCTCGTTGTTCGGGAAAGGCTCAGCAGTGCACGAATATGTGGTGGGGATGAGGCTGGTGGTTCCACGTCCGGTCCCGGTGAACGGATACTACGCCAAGATCGTTAACCTTGGTGAGGATGATCCTGATCTCTTGGCTGCCAAGGTTTCTCTCGGTGTTCTCGGAGTTATTTCTCAG GTCACCCTCCAACTTGAGCCAATGTTCAAGCGATCCATCACCCACAGGGTCATAGGCGACGTTGGCTTCGAGCAAACCATCTCCTCGTACGCTGTCACTACGTACTATGGAGACATCAGCTGGTTTCCGTCACAAGGCAGAGTGGTGTACCGCGATGATATCAAGGTCCCCATCACCACCAAAGGAAAGGGCGAAAACGATTTGCTAGTGTTTCGAGCGCAGTCCTCCATCGACGTAGCCTCTGCACGTGCTTCAG AGGAACTATTGGAATTAACAGGAAATGCCGGAGGCAAATGCGTGCTTTCCAGATCGCAAGTAGATACTCAGATCGCGAACGGCATGGGGCTTAAGAACAATGACGGCGGCTTGTCAGATTTCACCGGCTATCCGGTCATTGGAAACCAAAGCGACATGCAATCCTCCG GTTCGTGCCTAAGGAGTGCAGAAGACAACCTTCTCACAGCCTGTGGATTTGACCCTCGCTTTGCGGGGTCCTTCTACCACCAAACCGCGATAAGCATCCCCTTCACCACCGTTGCAGACTTCATCGCCGACGTCAAGAAGCTCCGCGACGCCCACTCCAACGCACTCTGCGGCACCGAGCTGTACTTTGGCTTCTTCATGCGCTTTCTCCGCAACTCCACGGCCTATCTTGGCAAAACGGACGACGTGGTGGAGATCGACATCACATACTACCGTTCCAGGGATCCAAAACGGCCGCGACTCTATGAGGATGTGCTCGAGGAGATCGAACAGATGGCCTTGTTCAAGTACCATGGGTTGCCGCACTGGGGGAAGAACAGAAACGTCGGCTTCCTCAATATCAAGAACAAGTTGGGGGCTAAGTTGGACAAGTTTGTGAGTGCCATGCAAAAATATGACAGCAAAGGATTGTTCTCTTCAGATTGGACCGATGCAGTGCTGGGACTGCGAGGGAAGGAAGTTGTGGTGCAGGGCGATGGTTGTGCACTGGAGGGACTGTGCATTTGCTCCACTGATGACCACTGCGCTCCTAAACAAGGCTATTATTGTCGATCTGGACAAGTATATGAACAGGctcgagtttgccggaagattaAATCCGTGGAAGCTGATGGTTTGCCATGGAGCTCATCATACCGTTCACATTCACTGTAA
- the LOC135600832 gene encoding L-gulonolactone oxidase 2-like, whose translation MAATHIALFASGLAVLLLLVQGSPPGPVVQCRSGNTNCTVTNGYGAFPDRSTCRVAAVAYPSTEEELRLVVSDATEKQQHMKVVTMYSHSIPKLSCPGGPSGQGLVISTQRLGRSVSVDMATSRMTFEAGITLRALLDAAAARGLALSHSPYWQGMTLGGLLSTGSHGSSAFGKGSAVHEYVVGMRLVVPSPVPVNGYYAKIVNLGEDDPDLLAAKVSLGVLGVISQVTLQLEPMFKRSITNRVVSDVGFEQTISSYAVTTYYGDISWYPSQRRVVYRDDIKVPITTKGQGVNDYLGFRAQPTLVGASLRASEERVEATGNAEGKCVLFRLQVDNLIAIGMGFKNNDGGLIEFTGYPVIGNQSDMQSAGSCLRSPEDNLLTACGWDPRFAGFFYHQTTISIPFTTISDFIADVKKLRDAHPDALCSTELYLGFLIRFVRNSTAYLGKTDDVVAIDITYYRSKDPKQPRLYEDVFEEIEQMALFKYNGLPHWGKNRNVGFLNVKNKLGAKLAKFVSVMQKYDSNGLFSSDWTDAVLGLRGKEVVVQGDGCALEGLCICSTDDHCAPKQGYYCRPGEVYEQARVCRKIKSVEADGLAWSA comes from the exons ATGGCCGCCACCCACATCGCCCTGTTTGCCTCCGGCCTCGCCGTCTTGCTTCTCCTGGTCCAAGGGTCGCCGCCAGGGCCCGTTGTTCAGTGCCGGTCCGGCAACACTAACTGCACCGTGACCAACGGCTATGGAGCCTTTCCTGATCGCAGCACCTGCCGCGTCGCCGCGGTCGCGTACCCTTCGACCGAAGAGGAGCTGCGGTTAGTTGTCTCCGACGCAACCGAGAAGCAGCAGCACATGAAGGTGGTCACAATGTACTCCCACAGCATCCCCAAGCTGTCGTGCCCCGGCGGGCCGAGCGGCCAGGGCCTGGTCATTAGCACCCAGCGCCTCGGCAGATCGGTGAGCGTGGACATGGCCACATCGCGGATGACATTCGAGGCAGGGATCACACTTAGGGCGCTCCTTGACGCGGCGGCCGCCCGTGGCCTGGCGCTATCCCACTCGCCGTACTGGCAAGGGATGACGCTCGGCGGGCTGCTGAGCACCGGCTCGCATGGGAGCTCGGCGTTCGGGAAGGGCTCGGCGGTGCACGAATATGTGGTAGGGATGAGGCTGGTAGTTCCAAGTCCGGTTCCGGTGAACGGATACTACGCCAAGATCGTTAATCTTGGTGAGGATGATCCTGATCTCTTGGCGGCCAAGGTTTCTCTCGGTGTTCTTGGAGTCATTTCTCAG GTCACCCTCCAACTTGAGCCAATGTTCAAGCGATCCATCACCAACAGGGTCGTAAGCGACGTTGGCTTCGAGCAAACCATCTCCTCGTACGCTGTCACTACATACTATGGAGACATCAGCTGGTATCCGTCACAACGCAGAGTGGTGTACCGAGATGATATCAAGGTCCCCATCACCACCAAGGGACAGGGTGTAAACGACTACTTAGGGTTCCGAGCGCAGCCCACACTTGTCGGAGCCTCTCTACGTGCTTCAG AGGAACGAGTGGAGGCAACGGGAAATGCGGAAGGCAAATGTGTGCTGTTCAGATTGCAAGTTGATAATTTGATTGCGATCGGCATGGGCTTTAAGAACAATGACGGCGGCTTGATAGAATTCACTGGCTATCCGGTCATTGGAAACCAAAGCGACATGCAATCCGCCG GTTCTTGCCTAAGGAGTCCAGAAGACAACCTTCTTACAGCCTGTGGCTGGGACCCTCGTTTTGCGGGGTTCTTCTACCACCAAACCACGATAAGCATCCCCTTCACCACCATCTCTGACTTCATCGCCGACGTCAAGAAGCTCCGCGACGCCCATCCCGACGCACTCTGCAGCACCGAGCTGTACTTGGGCTTCTTGATCCGCTTCGTCCGCAACTCCACAGCTTATCTTGGCAAAACCGACGACGTGGTGGCCATTGACATCACATACTATCGTTCCAAGGATCCAAAACAGCCGCGACTATATGAGGATGTGTTCGAGGAGATCGAACAGATGGCCTTGTTCAAGTACAACGGGCTGCCGCACTGGGGGAAGAACAGAAATGTCGGCTTCCTCAATGTCAAGAACAAGTTGGGGGCTAAGTTGGCCAAGTTTGTGAGTGTGATGCAGAAGTATGACAGCAATGGATTGTTCTCTTCAGACTGGACCGATGCGGTGCTGGGACTGCGAGGGAAGGAAGTTGTGGTGCAGGGAGATGGTTGTGCACTGGAGGGGCTTTGCATTTGCTCCACCGATGACCACTGCGCTCCTAAACAAGGCTATTATTGTCGACCTGGAGAAGTCTATGAACAGGctcgagtttgccggaagataaAATCCGTGGAAGCTGATGGTTTGGCATGGAGCGCATGA